One window from the genome of Pedobacter schmidteae encodes:
- a CDS encoding RagB/SusD family nutrient uptake outer membrane protein, which yields MNLKATIVMLCIATVSLTACKKYLDIKSDSTLAIPNKLEDLRAILDNVGMMNIVGSFNNESADEYLFSDNFLNTQPKNYTDIYVWDRNAENVNDWELLYRTILYANTILDHLKKISAKGQEAEWNNIKGEALFHRSHIFYQLLQMYAKQFDPNTAANDPGIALRLNGDYNNRTVRSSVKQCYDQIIKDLQEAASLLQSNPAYKTRPGQAAAFGLLARVYLQIGDYNNAKNNAESCLQLSNKLIDYNLIDAQSNIPFPLFGSNEEIIFYATSGGGTLLGASYEMINPLFYNSYQENDLRKSCLFYKYDGEGFGFKGSYTASAWPIFQGIARDEIYLIRAECYARLGDKTKAMQDLNTLLKHRWKKNMFVDFTATDLDDALVQTLNERKKELIYRGTRWSDLKRLNKDPRFAVTLRRIVNGQTYTLPQMTQGMLY from the coding sequence ATGAATTTAAAAGCAACAATTGTAATGCTTTGTATTGCAACGGTAAGTTTAACAGCTTGTAAAAAATACCTGGATATTAAATCAGATTCTACACTAGCCATTCCCAACAAATTGGAAGACCTCAGAGCAATTTTAGATAATGTTGGGATGATGAATATTGTAGGGTCGTTTAATAATGAAAGTGCAGATGAATATCTATTCTCAGATAATTTCTTGAATACACAGCCTAAGAATTATACGGATATTTATGTATGGGATAGGAACGCTGAAAATGTTAACGATTGGGAACTCCTTTATAGAACGATTTTGTATGCAAACACAATTTTGGATCATCTTAAAAAGATATCTGCTAAGGGGCAGGAAGCAGAATGGAATAATATAAAAGGCGAGGCACTGTTTCATCGAAGTCATATTTTTTACCAGCTTCTTCAGATGTATGCCAAACAATTTGACCCGAACACCGCAGCCAATGATCCGGGAATCGCACTTCGGTTAAATGGCGATTATAATAACCGGACAGTTAGGAGTTCGGTAAAACAATGCTACGATCAGATCATCAAAGATTTGCAAGAAGCTGCATCACTATTGCAGAGTAATCCAGCCTATAAAACACGCCCCGGTCAGGCAGCGGCCTTTGGGTTATTGGCACGGGTATATTTGCAAATTGGGGATTATAACAATGCAAAAAATAATGCTGAGTCTTGTCTGCAACTATCGAATAAATTGATCGACTACAATCTAATTGATGCTCAATCAAATATTCCTTTCCCTTTATTCGGTTCGAATGAGGAAATTATTTTTTATGCAACAAGTGGCGGAGGCACACTATTAGGGGCATCTTATGAAATGATCAACCCTTTGTTCTACAATTCTTATCAGGAAAATGATCTTAGAAAATCTTGTTTATTTTATAAATATGATGGTGAAGGTTTTGGGTTTAAAGGTTCTTATACAGCTTCTGCCTGGCCGATCTTCCAAGGTATTGCAAGAGATGAAATTTACCTGATCAGGGCAGAATGTTATGCCAGGTTAGGAGATAAAACCAAAGCCATGCAGGATTTAAATACCCTATTAAAACACAGGTGGAAAAAGAATATGTTTGTGGACTTTACAGCTACAGATCTTGATGATGCCCTTGTACAGACCTTAAATGAACGTAAAAAGGAACTCATCTATAGAGGAACGCGTTGGTCTGACCTGAAAAGACTGAACAAAGATCCCCGGTTTGCTGTAACACTTAGGCGTATAGTTAATGGACAGACTTATACTCTGCCCCAAATGACCCAAGGTATGCTTTATTGA
- a CDS encoding SusC/RagA family TonB-linked outer membrane protein — protein sequence MYKIYTRLGIPPGYAYKILLMMRLTTVLLMATILQVSAGTFAQQISLKERNAPIEKIFDQIRQQSGYDFLFNRDLLKTAKPVSIAVKDASLEHALKICFSEQPFTYTLAEKTIIVKEKEPSFLESLAERWAAIDIRGVVHNEKGEALEGITVAVKGTNRGTTTNAKGEFFLNNVDEKATLVFSGIAIETYEVKINGKKELNVNVRTKQVQLQEVAINTGYQKLSPNQVAGSYEVINNEQLNRRAGPDILSRLEGVTTAVLFDRRYQSPDQNTISPNDISVRGPSTFTSSIKAPLIILNNFPYDGDINNINPNDVENITILKDAAAASIWGARAGNGVIVITTKQGKYNQYTQITVNSNFNIFAKPDLFHYPRMSSADFIDLEKFLFEKGFYNGAIEDTYYKPPLTPVVEILEQQRSGKLSATEANAQIDALRKLDVRNDFNKYIYRTAVNQQYGLNLSGGSEKAKYSFSGGFDRNPASLIGNESQRITLNSNTTLSPVKNLELNIDITYTNSSSKNNSPGAIDGGSYDLNGFAMNRKLYPYAQLADANGSALVLAHDYRTGYIDTAGNGKLLDWKYRPLDELNYADNTGKRQDILLNFTTQYKFTNWFDLQLNYQYEHANGINQRYNDQNTYLTRNQINLFTQIQRDDIKYNLPLGGILFKFNDELNSHKGRAQLNFNREWKDKHQIIGLLGAEISEAQNLSSRNSVFGFNQETLSASLVDEITFFPLYPGTGYNRIPSNHSNSKFTNRFVSFFGNMAYTYANRYTLSASARSDAANLFGVDINNKWKPLWSVGAGWNISNEPFYHLKAAPSLRLRAAYGYQGNVNNSISPYTLISLYETGRNLINEPYAFLNKSGDPSLSWESVRQLNFAIDFSLLENRIAGSFDVYHKKSSNLIFSAPTDITTGVQSVDRNNATMIGKGFDLSLNTVNLNSEFKWQTNLLVAYNTNKVSEYLRDDAGLSIGYIVGHRTSYPLKGFDLNGIYSLPFKGLDPNNGNPIGVLNKQTSMDYRAIFQQTIDNNPDFVYHGSALPRYSGNLNNTFSYKGLSMLINLSYRFGYYFFKNSISYQDLVNQGVMHRDYEKRWQGSGDEKITNIPSMIFPANDPSRDTFYSLSSVNVLPGDHIRLKSIRLSYALANRQLNGLGMKSFEFYSMVDNIGILWRANKQGLDPDYDLGNAYFPPLRNITIGAKFGF from the coding sequence ATGTATAAAATTTATACCAGACTAGGTATACCTCCGGGCTATGCCTATAAAATATTGCTGATGATGCGACTAACCACCGTTTTATTGATGGCAACCATTTTGCAGGTAAGTGCAGGCACTTTTGCCCAGCAGATATCGCTGAAGGAGCGGAATGCGCCCATTGAAAAGATTTTTGACCAGATACGGCAGCAAAGCGGATACGATTTTTTATTTAACCGCGATCTGTTAAAAACCGCAAAACCTGTAAGTATAGCTGTTAAAGATGCCAGCTTGGAACATGCTTTAAAAATATGCTTTTCGGAGCAGCCATTTACCTATACACTTGCCGAAAAAACAATCATAGTGAAGGAGAAGGAGCCTTCCTTTCTGGAAAGCCTGGCTGAGCGCTGGGCTGCTATTGACATTCGTGGCGTGGTACACAATGAAAAGGGCGAGGCGCTGGAAGGAATAACTGTTGCAGTTAAAGGAACAAACAGAGGCACAACAACGAATGCCAAAGGGGAGTTCTTTTTAAATAATGTAGATGAGAAAGCTACGCTGGTGTTTAGTGGGATTGCTATTGAAACCTACGAAGTAAAAATAAACGGAAAGAAAGAACTGAATGTAAATGTGCGTACCAAACAGGTGCAATTGCAGGAAGTTGCCATAAACACCGGGTACCAGAAATTATCACCTAACCAGGTGGCCGGTTCTTATGAGGTAATTAACAACGAGCAATTAAACAGAAGAGCAGGCCCCGATATTCTGAGCAGGCTTGAGGGCGTAACCACGGCAGTGCTGTTTGACAGAAGGTACCAAAGTCCTGATCAGAATACAATCAGCCCTAATGACATTAGTGTAAGGGGACCAAGTACTTTTACATCATCTATTAAGGCCCCATTGATCATCTTGAACAATTTCCCATACGATGGAGACATCAATAACATCAACCCAAATGATGTTGAAAATATTACCATTTTAAAAGATGCGGCAGCAGCATCTATATGGGGTGCCAGGGCTGGCAATGGGGTAATTGTAATTACTACCAAACAGGGAAAATACAACCAATATACACAGATTACGGTAAACAGCAACTTCAACATTTTTGCTAAGCCTGATCTTTTTCACTACCCAAGAATGTCTTCTGCTGATTTCATTGATTTAGAGAAGTTTTTATTTGAGAAAGGCTTTTACAATGGTGCAATTGAAGACACTTATTATAAACCTCCATTAACACCAGTGGTAGAAATACTGGAACAACAACGATCCGGGAAATTATCTGCAACAGAAGCGAATGCACAAATTGATGCTTTAAGGAAGCTGGATGTAAGGAATGATTTTAATAAATACATTTACAGAACAGCTGTTAACCAGCAATATGGATTAAATTTAAGCGGGGGAAGCGAAAAAGCCAAATACAGCTTTTCGGGAGGTTTTGACAGAAATCCAGCCAGTTTGATTGGTAATGAATCGCAGCGCATTACCTTAAATTCAAATACTACACTTAGCCCGGTAAAAAACCTGGAACTAAACATTGATATTACCTACACCAACAGTTCAAGCAAAAATAACAGCCCTGGTGCAATTGATGGCGGTTCTTATGACTTAAACGGTTTTGCCATGAATAGGAAATTGTATCCCTATGCACAACTTGCAGATGCCAATGGAAGTGCATTGGTTTTAGCTCATGACTACCGCACAGGGTATATTGATACCGCCGGGAATGGCAAGTTGCTGGATTGGAAATACAGGCCACTGGATGAATTGAATTATGCAGACAATACAGGAAAACGGCAAGACATTCTGCTAAACTTTACCACACAATATAAATTCACCAATTGGTTCGATTTGCAGTTAAATTACCAATATGAACATGCTAACGGTATTAATCAAAGGTACAATGATCAAAATACTTATTTAACCCGCAATCAAATCAACCTCTTTACTCAAATTCAGCGGGATGACATTAAATATAATCTGCCCTTAGGAGGGATTTTATTTAAATTTAATGATGAGCTCAATTCACATAAAGGCCGGGCCCAGCTAAATTTTAATAGAGAATGGAAAGACAAGCACCAGATTATAGGTTTATTGGGTGCTGAAATAAGTGAGGCGCAAAATTTATCATCCAGGAATAGCGTTTTCGGATTTAATCAAGAAACTTTATCCGCTAGCCTGGTTGATGAAATCACTTTTTTCCCTTTATATCCAGGGACCGGATATAATAGAATTCCTTCTAACCATAGTAACTCCAAGTTTACAAATCGATTTGTGTCCTTTTTTGGAAATATGGCATATACTTATGCCAATAGATATACCTTATCAGCAAGTGCCAGGAGTGATGCGGCCAATTTATTTGGAGTTGATATCAATAACAAATGGAAGCCACTCTGGTCTGTAGGCGCTGGCTGGAACATTTCCAACGAACCTTTTTATCATTTGAAAGCTGCACCAAGCTTGCGACTACGGGCAGCCTATGGGTACCAGGGAAATGTGAACAATTCGATTTCTCCTTATACATTAATCAGTCTTTACGAAACTGGTAGAAATCTAATAAATGAACCCTATGCCTTTTTAAATAAATCCGGTGATCCAAGCTTAAGCTGGGAAAGCGTAAGGCAATTAAATTTCGCCATAGATTTTAGTTTATTGGAGAACAGAATTGCCGGGAGTTTTGACGTTTATCATAAGAAGTCTTCCAATTTAATTTTCTCAGCTCCAACGGACATTACAACTGGAGTTCAAAGCGTTGACAGGAACAATGCCACCATGATCGGCAAAGGCTTCGATCTTTCCTTAAATACCGTAAATCTGAATAGTGAATTTAAGTGGCAAACAAATTTATTGGTGGCCTATAATACAAACAAAGTGAGCGAGTATCTTCGTGACGATGCTGGGCTTTCCATTGGTTATATTGTTGGCCACAGGACATCGTATCCCCTAAAGGGATTCGATCTTAATGGTATTTACAGCTTACCATTTAAGGGGTTGGATCCAAATAATGGCAACCCGATAGGGGTATTGAATAAGCAGACAAGTATGGATTATAGGGCTATTTTTCAGCAAACAATTGATAATAATCCTGATTTTGTTTATCATGGCTCAGCCCTTCCCCGTTATTCCGGAAATCTGAACAATACATTCAGCTATAAAGGGCTTTCTATGCTGATTAACCTTTCCTACCGTTTTGGCTATTATTTCTTTAAAAATTCAATTTCTTATCAAGATTTAGTAAATCAAGGCGTAATGCATCGTGATTATGAAAAGCGCTGGCAGGGATCTGGCGATGAAAAAATCACTAATATCCCTTCGATGATCTTCCCCGCAAATGATCCCAGCAGAGATACTTTTTATTCGTTGTCCTCAGTCAATGTACTTCCTGGTGATCACATACGGTTAAAATCAATCCGGTTAAGTTATGCTTTAGCTAACAGGCAGTTGAATGGACTAGGTATGAAAAGTTTTGAGTTTTATTCAATGGTAGATAATATAGGAATTTTGTGGCGTGCAAATAAGCAAGGATTGGATCCCGATTATGATCTTGGGAATGCCTACTTTCCTCCATTAAGGAATATTACCATAGGTGCAAAATTTGGGTTTTAA
- a CDS encoding FecR domain-containing protein, with protein MTQDEKFRELITKYTEGTASPEELAWLESVYPKWNEELQRDHSDERLEEMGGMMWQNVSQRTGVIKPKAGKLWLRYAGIAAAVAAITFGTYFFFKAPRHLDTSLSSGAKAKDLNDIAPGGNKATLTSNGKTINLSDAKTGIDIDETTLTYNDGTEIDPSALGMTGKGSRTLQVTTPRGGTYQITLPDGTKVWLNAASKLEFPSNFGNKVQRIVNLKGEAYFEVSKNKSIPFIVTTDNQRVEVLGTHFNVNAYADEAAVKTTLLEGSVKVSSTLSSRAAVLKPNQQSVLANNKITVTQADINETMAWKYGDFLFKTEDFKTIMRKIARWYNVDIIYDKTAPENLALGGVVSRSKNISAVLKIMEATGDVHFKIEGRQITVSK; from the coding sequence ATGACCCAGGACGAAAAATTTAGGGAGCTCATTACAAAATATACCGAAGGTACTGCTTCGCCGGAAGAGCTGGCCTGGCTGGAAAGTGTATATCCTAAATGGAACGAGGAGTTGCAACGCGACCATAGCGACGAACGGTTGGAGGAAATGGGCGGGATGATGTGGCAAAACGTGAGCCAGCGCACAGGGGTCATAAAACCAAAAGCCGGCAAACTGTGGCTACGCTATGCGGGTATCGCCGCTGCGGTAGCAGCCATAACTTTTGGCACTTATTTCTTCTTTAAAGCACCCCGGCATCTCGACACCTCTTTGTCATCCGGAGCGAAAGCGAAGGATCTGAACGACATAGCCCCTGGCGGCAACAAGGCAACCTTAACCAGTAATGGCAAAACCATAAATCTTAGCGATGCCAAAACCGGCATAGACATAGACGAAACCACATTAACTTACAACGATGGGACAGAAATTGATCCCTCGGCTCTCGGGATGACAGGTAAGGGGTCTCGTACCTTACAGGTCACCACCCCTCGTGGCGGCACCTACCAGATAACCCTGCCTGATGGCACAAAAGTATGGCTCAATGCTGCCAGTAAATTGGAGTTTCCTTCAAATTTTGGGAATAAAGTACAAAGAATTGTAAATCTTAAGGGCGAAGCTTACTTTGAGGTGTCTAAAAATAAATCGATACCCTTTATTGTAACAACCGACAACCAACGGGTAGAAGTATTAGGCACCCATTTCAATGTAAACGCCTACGCCGACGAAGCTGCAGTAAAAACCACGCTGCTTGAAGGCAGCGTAAAGGTCTCTTCTACCTTGTCATCCCGAGCGGCAGTGCTTAAACCCAACCAACAATCCGTCCTCGCCAACAATAAAATCACCGTAACCCAGGCCGACATCAACGAAACCATGGCCTGGAAATATGGCGATTTCTTATTCAAAACCGAGGACTTTAAAACCATTATGCGCAAAATAGCGCGGTGGTACAATGTTGACATTATATACGATAAAACAGCACCCGAAAACCTGGCCTTAGGCGGTGTGGTTTCGCGGTCCAAAAACATATCAGCCGTATTGAAAATCATGGAAGCAACAGGGGATGTTCACTTTAAAATTGAGGGGAGGCAAATCACAGTAAGCAAGTAG
- a CDS encoding RNA polymerase sigma-70 factor, translating to MAAYTTYTDGQLLDFLKGGDRLAFTEIFDRYNALLFSHADRKLQDEEDARDVVQNVFVKLWEKQTEIQINTNLSGYLYTAVRNQIFNLIKHRKVISTYADGFYAAGAEISVFADDLLREKEFAAMIEREINALPPRMREVFELRRIENLSNKEVGLRLGITELTAADQMKKAMRILKTRIGLILVIAIMMDK from the coding sequence ATGGCTGCTTACACGACCTATACGGACGGGCAATTACTGGATTTTCTCAAAGGAGGAGACCGGTTGGCTTTTACTGAAATATTTGACCGCTACAATGCTTTGCTTTTTAGTCATGCCGACCGCAAGTTGCAGGATGAGGAAGATGCGAGGGATGTGGTTCAGAATGTTTTTGTAAAACTTTGGGAAAAGCAAACCGAAATTCAGATCAATACCAACCTTTCGGGTTATTTGTATACGGCTGTGCGCAATCAGATTTTTAATTTAATTAAGCACAGAAAGGTGATCAGTACTTATGCCGATGGTTTTTACGCTGCAGGTGCCGAGATTAGTGTGTTTGCCGACGACCTGCTGCGGGAAAAAGAATTTGCGGCGATGATTGAGCGGGAAATCAATGCACTACCACCCCGAATGCGGGAGGTATTTGAATTGAGGCGTATTGAAAATTTATCAAATAAAGAGGTAGGGTTAAGATTAGGAATTACCGAGTTAACGGCTGCCGACCAAATGAAAAAAGCTATGCGCATACTAAAAACACGTATTGGTCTGATATTGGTGATCGCTATTATGATGGATAAATAG
- a CDS encoding NAD(P)-dependent alcohol dehydrogenase produces the protein MIQTKGYAAQSPETDLAPWNFERREVGPHDVQLEILYCGVCHSDLHQIKNDWFPGVFPMVPGHEIVGRVIKVGGHVKNFNAGELAGVGCMVDSCQVCENCNEGLEQYCLEGNTQTYNNLDRSGVPTYGGYSNTIVVREEFVLHVSDKLPLAATAPLLCAGITTYSPLRHWKVGKGHKLAVLGLGGLGHMGVKFGVAFGAEVTVLSTSPSKEAAARALGAHHFVVTSDAEQLKAVKGSFDFILDTVSAEHDMNLYLSLLRTNGTHICVGVPSQQYAIHPFSLLGGRKSVAGSGIGGIKETQEMLDFCAEHQIVSDIEVIDIKDITTAYERMLKGDVRYRFVIDMATL, from the coding sequence ATGATACAAACAAAAGGATATGCCGCACAAAGTCCGGAAACGGATCTTGCGCCCTGGAATTTTGAACGCCGGGAAGTAGGCCCTCATGACGTTCAGCTTGAAATATTGTATTGTGGTGTTTGTCATTCCGACCTGCACCAGATCAAAAACGATTGGTTTCCGGGTGTTTTTCCTATGGTTCCCGGTCATGAAATTGTAGGCCGGGTAATTAAGGTAGGCGGACACGTAAAAAACTTTAATGCAGGCGAGCTTGCAGGTGTAGGCTGTATGGTAGATTCCTGCCAGGTATGTGAAAACTGTAACGAAGGACTTGAACAATATTGCCTGGAAGGAAATACGCAGACCTATAACAATCTGGATAGGAGTGGTGTACCTACCTATGGTGGGTATTCGAATACCATTGTGGTACGCGAAGAATTTGTATTGCATGTATCCGACAAGCTACCGTTGGCTGCAACTGCGCCTTTGCTTTGTGCGGGTATTACTACTTATTCACCGCTGCGTCACTGGAAAGTAGGAAAAGGACACAAGCTTGCCGTACTTGGACTTGGCGGTTTGGGGCATATGGGGGTTAAATTTGGGGTGGCTTTTGGTGCCGAAGTAACTGTTTTGAGTACTTCCCCGTCTAAAGAAGCTGCGGCAAGGGCTTTAGGTGCGCATCATTTTGTGGTTACTTCAGATGCTGAGCAATTGAAGGCGGTAAAAGGCAGCTTTGATTTTATTCTGGATACGGTTTCGGCCGAACATGATATGAACCTTTATCTTTCTTTGTTGAGGACCAATGGCACGCATATTTGTGTGGGTGTTCCTTCGCAACAGTATGCTATCCACCCATTTTCGTTACTTGGAGGCCGTAAAAGTGTTGCCGGATCGGGGATTGGAGGAATTAAGGAAACCCAGGAAATGCTTGATTTTTGTGCAGAACACCAGATCGTATCCGATATTGAAGTGATAGATATTAAGGACATTACTACAGCATACGAAAGAATGTTGAAAGGGGATGTGAGGTACCGTTTTGTCATTGACATGGCCACACTTTAG
- the clpB gene encoding ATP-dependent chaperone ClpB: MNFNNFTIKAQEAIQQASEIAQGNQQQAIETAHILKGLLTVDENVVSYVLKKLNVNLNVLNQQLDADIEKFPKVTGSSPYLTSGSNSALQKAQSYLKEFKDEFVSVEHILLGLLSVNDNTAKHLKDQGVTEKDLKKAILALRGNSHVTGQNAEATYNALNKYARNLNEYAESGKLDPVIGRDEEIRRVIQILSRRTKNNPILIGEPGVGKTAIAEGIAFRIIKGDVPTNLKTKTVYSLDMGALIAGAKYKGEFEERLKAVVKEVTQSDGDIILFIDEIHTLVGAGGGEGAMDAANILKPALARGELRAIGATTLDEYQKYLEKDKALERRFQKVMVDEPDTQDAISILRGLKERYETHHKVRIKDEAIIAAVEMSQRYIADRFLPDKAIDLMDEAASKLRLEMDSVPEKVDELNRKIMQLEIEREAIKRENDTKKVKSLAEEIANLSAERDEIKAKWQGEKDLVDNINTEIEQIENYKLEADQAERAGDYGKVAEIRYGKIKEAQDKVEKLKTQLENQQIEGRMLKEEVTADDIAGVVGRWTGIPVTKLVSSEREKLLHLEDELHKRVAGQHEAIEAISDAIRRSRAGLQDKRKPIGSFIFLGTTGVGKTELAKALAEFLFNDENAMTRIDMSEYQERHAVSRLIGAPPGYVGYDEGGQLTEAVRRKPYSVVLLDEIEKAHPDVFNILLQVLDDGRLTDNKGRVVNFKNTIIIMTSNIGSHLIQDNFKKLDDENREEVIAKTKNELFELLKQTIRPEFLNRIDELIMFTPLDRNELRDIVTLQFKHVQDTLAEMGVEIEASPEALDWLAELGYDPQFGARPLKRVIQKRILNELSKEILSGKVDKDSKIKLDMFDHKFVFLNNK; the protein is encoded by the coding sequence ATGAACTTCAATAACTTTACGATAAAAGCACAGGAAGCGATTCAACAGGCTTCCGAAATAGCTCAGGGCAATCAGCAACAGGCTATCGAAACAGCTCATATATTAAAAGGGCTGCTTACTGTTGATGAGAATGTGGTTTCTTACGTTTTAAAGAAGCTAAATGTGAATCTGAATGTGCTAAATCAGCAATTGGATGCTGATATAGAGAAATTTCCTAAAGTTACCGGCAGCAGCCCTTATTTAACTTCAGGAAGCAATTCGGCTTTACAAAAAGCACAATCGTATTTAAAAGAATTTAAAGATGAGTTTGTATCGGTTGAGCACATCCTTTTGGGCCTGCTTTCGGTAAACGATAATACAGCCAAACACTTAAAAGACCAGGGCGTAACAGAAAAAGACCTTAAAAAAGCAATACTGGCCTTACGCGGCAATAGCCATGTTACGGGCCAAAATGCTGAGGCAACGTACAATGCCCTGAATAAATATGCGCGTAACCTAAATGAATATGCCGAATCGGGCAAACTTGACCCTGTAATTGGCCGCGATGAAGAAATCCGGAGGGTGATCCAGATCCTGTCCAGAAGAACAAAAAACAATCCGATCCTGATTGGTGAGCCGGGAGTAGGTAAAACGGCCATTGCCGAAGGAATTGCATTCAGGATCATAAAAGGCGACGTGCCCACCAACCTGAAAACAAAAACAGTTTACTCCCTGGATATGGGCGCCCTGATTGCAGGTGCAAAATATAAAGGCGAGTTTGAGGAACGCTTAAAAGCCGTAGTGAAAGAGGTAACACAAAGTGATGGCGATATCATTTTGTTTATTGACGAGATCCATACCCTTGTAGGTGCCGGTGGTGGTGAAGGAGCTATGGATGCCGCAAACATCCTGAAACCAGCTCTTGCCCGTGGCGAATTACGTGCCATTGGGGCCACCACATTGGACGAGTACCAGAAATATCTGGAAAAGGACAAAGCATTGGAACGCCGCTTTCAGAAGGTAATGGTAGATGAGCCGGATACACAGGATGCCATTTCTATTTTACGCGGACTCAAAGAACGCTATGAAACCCATCATAAGGTCCGGATTAAAGACGAAGCCATTATTGCCGCGGTAGAGATGTCGCAACGCTATATTGCCGACAGGTTTTTACCGGATAAAGCCATCGATCTGATGGATGAAGCAGCTTCAAAATTACGTTTGGAAATGGATAGTGTGCCCGAAAAGGTTGACGAGCTGAACCGCAAAATCATGCAGCTGGAAATTGAACGGGAGGCCATCAAAAGAGAAAACGACACCAAAAAAGTGAAGTCCCTGGCCGAAGAAATTGCCAACCTATCAGCCGAAAGGGATGAAATAAAGGCCAAATGGCAGGGAGAGAAAGATCTGGTTGACAACATCAATACGGAAATAGAGCAGATTGAAAACTATAAACTGGAAGCCGATCAGGCCGAGCGGGCAGGTGACTATGGAAAAGTAGCCGAAATACGCTATGGAAAAATTAAAGAGGCACAGGATAAAGTTGAAAAGCTGAAAACACAACTTGAAAATCAGCAGATTGAAGGTCGTATGCTGAAAGAAGAGGTAACAGCAGATGATATTGCAGGTGTAGTAGGCCGATGGACAGGTATACCGGTTACCAAACTGGTGTCGAGCGAAAGGGAAAAACTGTTGCACCTGGAAGATGAACTGCATAAGCGTGTAGCCGGGCAGCATGAAGCCATTGAAGCCATATCCGACGCCATACGCCGCTCACGCGCCGGCTTGCAGGACAAACGTAAACCCATTGGCTCGTTTATATTTCTGGGTACTACCGGCGTAGGTAAAACCGAGCTGGCAAAGGCCCTGGCAGAATTCCTGTTTAATGACGAAAACGCTATGACCAGAATTGACATGAGCGAGTACCAGGAACGTCATGCGGTTTCACGACTGATTGGAGCGCCTCCGGGATACGTTGGTTACGACGAAGGTGGCCAACTGACCGAAGCAGTACGCCGTAAACCTTATTCTGTAGTATTGCTGGATGAGATTGAAAAAGCGCATCCGGATGTATTCAACATTTTGTTGCAGGTGCTGGACGATGGCAGATTGACAGACAACAAGGGCCGTGTGGTAAATTTTAAAAACACCATTATCATCATGACCTCCAATATTGGTTCGCACCTGATCCAGGATAACTTTAAAAAGCTGGATGATGAAAACCGCGAGGAAGTTATTGCCAAGACGAAAAACGAGCTGTTTGAATTGCTGAAACAAACCATTCGTCCTGAATTTTTAAACAGGATAGATGAATTGATTATGTTTACACCGCTCGACCGCAATGAGTTAAGAGATATTGTAACGCTGCAGTTTAAACATGTTCAGGATACGCTGGCCGAAATGGGCGTTGAAATTGAAGCCTCGCCGGAAGCATTAGACTGGTTGGCAGAACTGGGTTACGATCCGCAATTTGGTGCACGCCCTTTAAAAAGAGTGATACAAAAACGTATACTGAATGAGCTGTCAAAAGAAATACTTTCAGGAAAAGTAGACAAAGACAGCAAAATCAAACTGGATATGTTTGACCACAAGTTTGTTTTTTTGAACAATAAATAA